In Leptospira koniambonensis, the following proteins share a genomic window:
- the dxr gene encoding 1-deoxy-D-xylulose-5-phosphate reductoisomerase — MKRGVSILGASGSVGESTLKILRQFPEEFRLISFSVHSNLQKAESIAKEFQPDVLCISSETADRTVLGNKIGNTNILYGPKSLEEIVSAPEIETVVTAVVGASGIRPTIAAIRAGKKIGIANKETLVSCGPYIKSLLENSKSSLVPVDSEHNALFQLLENMRKDSLERIVLTASGGPFRKLPVEDLPKVTIEQALKHPTWNMGPKITIDSAGMINKGLEVIEAHFLFGFSYDKIGVVIHPQSIAHGLVETKDGASFVYTSYPDMIFPVAHSLYYPKIVPAVLRSHPATSWGTLEFLEPDMERYPGLALAYEAGRAGGNSPSIFNASNEVAVELFLQGKILFTEIPSLIRNVLEKIPNSFPNDLEGYEEADRKARELAFHFSKDKVVHLC; from the coding sequence ATGAAAAGAGGCGTCTCTATACTGGGTGCCTCCGGATCGGTAGGAGAGTCCACTCTCAAAATACTCCGCCAATTTCCGGAAGAGTTTCGGTTAATATCTTTTAGCGTACATTCCAATTTACAAAAAGCGGAATCTATCGCGAAGGAATTCCAACCGGATGTTCTATGTATTAGTTCGGAGACTGCAGATCGAACCGTACTCGGAAATAAGATCGGAAATACAAATATACTATATGGTCCCAAAAGTTTAGAAGAGATCGTTTCAGCTCCTGAGATAGAAACCGTTGTCACCGCAGTTGTAGGCGCAAGCGGGATCCGTCCTACTATTGCAGCAATCCGCGCAGGTAAAAAGATTGGGATCGCAAACAAGGAAACCCTGGTAAGTTGCGGACCTTATATCAAAAGTTTATTAGAAAATTCTAAATCATCTCTTGTTCCTGTAGACTCAGAACATAATGCACTCTTCCAACTTTTGGAAAATATGAGAAAGGACTCGTTAGAAAGAATAGTCCTGACTGCTTCTGGTGGACCTTTTCGTAAACTTCCTGTAGAGGATCTTCCAAAAGTAACGATTGAGCAGGCTCTCAAACATCCTACTTGGAATATGGGCCCTAAGATAACTATCGATTCTGCTGGAATGATCAATAAAGGATTAGAAGTTATAGAGGCTCATTTTCTTTTTGGGTTCTCTTATGATAAGATAGGTGTTGTTATTCATCCTCAAAGTATTGCTCACGGTTTAGTCGAAACAAAAGACGGAGCAAGTTTTGTATATACATCTTATCCAGACATGATCTTTCCTGTGGCGCATTCATTATATTATCCTAAAATAGTTCCTGCGGTTTTGAGATCTCATCCTGCTACTTCTTGGGGAACTTTGGAATTTTTAGAACCTGATATGGAAAGATATCCGGGTTTGGCTTTGGCATACGAGGCCGGAAGAGCAGGAGGTAATTCTCCTTCTATCTTTAATGCGTCTAACGAAGTAGCTGTGGAATTATTCTTACAAGGTAAAATTCTTTTTACCGAGATACCTTCTCTCATTCGAAATGTTTTGGAAAAGATCCCGAATTCATTTCCGAATGATCTAGAAGGGTATGAAGAAGCGGATAGAAAGGCCAGAGAATTGGCCTTTCATTTTTCTAAAGATAAGGTAGTGCATTTATGTTAG
- the trpB gene encoding tryptophan synthase subunit beta, whose product MAKERSFTEKEGYFGDFGGRYSPEILTEALIELEDTYNKLRKDKKFQKDLEFYRRNYIGRPSPLTYAEKLTKAWGGAKIWLKREDLNHTGAHKINNTIGQALIAKAMGKRRIIAETGAGQHGVATATVGALFEFETAIFMGEEDLRRQKLNAIRMQMLGAKVIGVSSGTATLKDATSEAMRDWALNVSNTHYIVGSVIGPHPFPTIVRDFQKVVGDESKKQFRKENDKLPDAVVACVGGGSNAMGMYYAFLNDKKVKLYGVEAGGRGSSPGEHSATMLYGKTGFLHGTKTLVIQDDGGQVVPAHSVSAGLDYPGVGPEHAYLHSSGRVKYETVSDQGALDAFMEVCRVEGIIPALETAHAFRFAKDLAKELGKKKDILICLSGRGDKDVAEVARLVGLSQGDLI is encoded by the coding sequence ATGGCTAAAGAACGCAGCTTCACTGAAAAAGAAGGTTACTTCGGAGATTTTGGAGGAAGATATTCCCCTGAAATTTTGACCGAAGCATTGATCGAGTTGGAAGATACTTACAATAAACTCCGTAAGGATAAAAAATTCCAAAAGGATTTGGAGTTTTATAGAAGGAATTATATCGGAAGACCTTCTCCTCTGACATACGCAGAGAAACTGACCAAGGCCTGGGGTGGAGCTAAGATCTGGCTAAAGCGTGAAGATCTAAATCATACAGGCGCTCATAAGATCAATAATACGATCGGCCAAGCTCTTATTGCGAAGGCAATGGGCAAACGTAGGATCATTGCAGAAACTGGTGCAGGCCAACATGGTGTGGCAACTGCAACCGTAGGTGCATTATTCGAATTTGAAACTGCTATATTTATGGGAGAAGAAGATCTCCGCCGTCAAAAACTGAATGCGATCCGTATGCAGATGCTTGGCGCAAAAGTGATTGGAGTTTCTTCTGGGACTGCAACTTTAAAAGATGCGACTTCTGAGGCAATGAGAGATTGGGCATTAAATGTTTCTAATACTCATTATATTGTAGGTTCTGTGATCGGACCTCATCCATTTCCAACGATCGTTCGTGATTTCCAGAAAGTTGTGGGAGATGAATCCAAGAAGCAGTTCAGAAAAGAAAACGATAAACTTCCAGATGCAGTGGTTGCCTGCGTAGGCGGCGGTTCCAACGCTATGGGAATGTATTATGCATTTCTAAATGATAAAAAAGTAAAACTGTATGGAGTAGAGGCTGGGGGAAGGGGATCTTCTCCCGGAGAACATTCTGCCACAATGCTTTATGGTAAGACTGGATTTTTACACGGGACCAAAACTTTGGTTATCCAAGACGACGGTGGACAAGTAGTTCCTGCACATTCTGTTTCTGCTGGATTAGATTATCCTGGTGTAGGACCTGAGCACGCTTATTTACATTCTTCAGGAAGAGTAAAATACGAAACTGTTTCCGATCAGGGAGCCTTGGACGCATTTATGGAAGTATGTAGGGTAGAAGGTATCATACCTGCATTAGAAACTGCTCATGCTTTCCGATTTGCTAAGGATCTTGCAAAAGAACTTGGAAAGAAAAAAGACATTCTGATCTGTCTTTCCGGAAGAGGGGACAAGGACGTGGCAGAAGTAGCAAGACTTGTTGGTCTTTCTCAAGGAGATTTGATTTGA
- a CDS encoding site-2 protease family protein, which yields MLADILGIVFMLALCIFIHELGHLVMGWVVGVKARIFSIGYGRGIWKKKIGETTFQVTGIPLGGYVLFKGDESGALKGEKGEFLSTPPLKRMVPVFGGPLFNLILGFFIIFGLYAIGYSPTGTKIYIDPSRYSAPGYQAGLRSGDKIISVNGIKTESKYELLSELGLAKGNDIRLKVEREGKELEFHFTDPGIGFDFAGERHVEATFEYPAQLKHWFSKKISLLDPSGEAEKYRKERERVASIDSKLSPETIAANEIKAAQEYRESRALDYLNDGDRILSINNIEIHSREELIRTLGKFENQNVKILVDRKTYPLLNPWTRENTEVEMSPLSAFVIELKNIKDLKYPEIPEYSRSLESHDPKFKLILMNLKIDGKSITDPQEFRKEVESKVGKRVRLETKGDIWEAELGFYKIGLLGFVSTMHVKEESMDRKLSFGEAFLQSGKDVGKMISDNLRGLGMIFSGRLKVKDSVSGPVGLAKASVMFLEDGFYSYFQFVAFISIALMIMNLLPIPVADGGHIVFFTYEAIAGRPLPMAVQEQVLRLGFFFLLSLGLYVTYHDFLR from the coding sequence ATGTTAGCAGATATTCTTGGCATCGTATTCATGTTGGCCCTTTGTATTTTTATTCATGAGTTGGGTCATTTGGTCATGGGCTGGGTCGTAGGAGTGAAGGCCAGGATCTTCTCCATCGGGTATGGAAGAGGAATTTGGAAAAAGAAAATTGGCGAGACCACTTTTCAAGTCACTGGAATTCCGTTAGGCGGTTATGTTCTTTTCAAAGGAGACGAGAGCGGAGCCTTAAAAGGAGAGAAAGGAGAATTTTTATCCACTCCTCCTCTTAAAAGAATGGTCCCTGTTTTCGGCGGACCATTATTCAATTTGATCCTTGGATTTTTTATTATTTTCGGTTTATACGCGATTGGTTATTCTCCAACCGGAACAAAAATTTATATAGACCCTTCTAGATACAGCGCACCTGGTTACCAAGCTGGGCTTAGGAGCGGAGATAAAATAATTTCTGTAAACGGTATTAAAACAGAATCTAAATACGAATTATTATCTGAATTGGGTCTCGCAAAGGGAAACGATATTAGGCTTAAGGTTGAGCGAGAAGGAAAGGAATTAGAATTTCATTTTACTGATCCAGGAATTGGATTTGATTTTGCAGGCGAAAGACATGTAGAGGCTACTTTCGAATACCCGGCTCAACTGAAGCATTGGTTTTCTAAAAAAATTTCTCTATTAGATCCGAGTGGAGAAGCTGAGAAATATAGAAAGGAAAGAGAGAGAGTTGCCTCTATCGATTCTAAACTATCTCCCGAAACAATCGCTGCAAATGAGATTAAAGCTGCCCAAGAATATAGAGAATCTAGAGCTTTAGATTATTTAAATGATGGGGATCGAATTCTTTCTATCAATAATATAGAAATACATTCCCGTGAAGAATTGATCAGAACTTTGGGAAAATTCGAGAACCAGAATGTAAAAATTTTGGTAGATCGTAAAACTTACCCTCTTTTGAATCCTTGGACTCGAGAAAACACTGAAGTTGAAATGAGTCCTCTTTCTGCTTTTGTTATAGAGTTGAAAAATATCAAAGATCTGAAGTATCCCGAAATTCCTGAATACTCAAGAAGTTTAGAAAGCCATGATCCTAAATTCAAACTAATATTAATGAATTTGAAAATAGACGGAAAGTCTATTACAGACCCTCAGGAATTTCGAAAGGAAGTTGAATCGAAAGTTGGCAAACGAGTTCGTTTGGAAACTAAAGGGGATATTTGGGAAGCAGAGCTTGGCTTTTATAAAATAGGGCTTCTGGGATTTGTTTCGACTATGCATGTGAAAGAGGAAAGTATGGACCGAAAACTTTCCTTCGGAGAGGCATTTTTACAATCCGGCAAAGATGTTGGAAAAATGATCAGCGATAACCTGAGAGGACTCGGGATGATCTTTTCAGGCAGATTGAAAGTCAAGGACAGCGTTTCTGGTCCAGTTGGATTAGCGAAGGCGTCTGTAATGTTTTTGGAAGATGGTTTTTATTCTTACTTTCAGTTCGTAGCATTTATTTCGATCGCTTTAATGATAATGAATTTACTTCCGATTCCAGTGGCCGACGGTGGACATATCGTTTTTTTCACGTACGAGGCGATCGCCGGTAGACCTTTGCCGATGGCTGTTCAAGAACAGGTTTTGAGATTAGGATTCTTCTTCCTTTTATCCTTAGGCCTCTATGTGACTTATCACGATTTCTTAAGATAA
- a CDS encoding proline--tRNA ligase: MRASKYLVPTEKENPSDAVVASHRLMIRAGLVRKSGSGFYFFLPLGLRILKKIENIVREEMDATGALEFELPIMTPSEFWEQSGRWSVMGPEMMRVKDRHDQWYALGPTHEESFSYLVKPLLKSYKDLPINVYQIHTKFRDEIRPRFGVIRSREFIMKDAYSYHLDEASLDATYQDMRTAYRKIFQRCGLKTIPVQADSGTMGGSASEEFMVVSPIGEETLLLCGDCGYNSNSEKTPFIAKAEDSPKGPKDKKEVATPGKKSIEDVASFLNVRPQDTIKAVAFHNGKEKLLVFLRGDLELNEHKLKSYLKWSDLDMIPEPELKNSNLVPGFIGPSDVGAGFKVILDSSIQKDEAYIVGGGKEDFHIQGYIPSFEIKIPYETADVALAKEGDPCPTCAKTLKAEKGIEVGHIFKLGDKYTKSFQIQVLDQQGKAKTLTMGCYGIGVNRTMATVIEQCNDDKGIYWPISIAPFEIGLVTLTKGEEQDAKALEFYENLKNEGFEVFWDERDLGPGFKFKDSELIGFPIRITVGKKFFESGEISIYNRKLDKDETFKFTDFDDLNTRVENLRQELYQELLGD, translated from the coding sequence ATGAGAGCATCTAAATATTTAGTACCTACAGAAAAAGAAAATCCTTCGGATGCGGTAGTCGCTTCCCATAGGCTGATGATACGAGCTGGTCTGGTCAGAAAATCAGGCTCTGGATTTTATTTCTTTCTGCCATTAGGGTTACGTATCCTTAAAAAAATAGAAAACATAGTTCGTGAAGAAATGGACGCAACCGGTGCATTGGAATTTGAGCTTCCGATCATGACACCTTCCGAGTTTTGGGAACAATCAGGAAGATGGAGTGTAATGGGTCCGGAGATGATGAGAGTAAAAGATCGTCATGACCAATGGTATGCACTCGGCCCAACTCATGAGGAATCTTTTTCTTATTTAGTAAAACCTCTACTGAAATCATACAAAGATCTGCCTATCAATGTGTATCAGATCCACACTAAGTTCAGAGATGAGATCCGCCCTAGATTCGGAGTGATCCGTTCTAGAGAGTTTATTATGAAAGATGCATATTCTTATCATTTGGACGAGGCTTCTTTAGATGCTACTTACCAGGATATGAGAACTGCGTATCGCAAAATTTTCCAACGTTGTGGTTTGAAAACGATTCCTGTCCAAGCAGATTCTGGAACAATGGGCGGTTCTGCTTCCGAAGAATTTATGGTAGTTTCTCCAATTGGAGAAGAGACACTTCTTCTTTGTGGAGACTGTGGTTATAATTCTAATAGCGAAAAAACTCCTTTTATCGCAAAGGCAGAGGATTCTCCTAAAGGTCCTAAGGACAAAAAGGAGGTAGCGACTCCAGGCAAAAAGTCTATAGAAGATGTTGCTTCTTTCTTAAATGTCCGCCCTCAGGATACTATTAAGGCAGTCGCTTTTCATAATGGAAAAGAGAAACTGCTCGTATTCCTGCGCGGAGACTTGGAGCTGAATGAGCATAAACTTAAGTCTTATTTAAAATGGTCCGATCTGGATATGATCCCAGAACCTGAATTAAAAAATTCTAATTTAGTTCCTGGGTTTATCGGTCCTTCTGATGTGGGCGCCGGGTTTAAAGTAATTTTAGACTCTTCTATCCAAAAAGATGAAGCCTATATTGTTGGTGGAGGAAAAGAAGATTTTCATATCCAAGGATATATTCCTTCTTTCGAGATCAAGATTCCATACGAAACTGCAGATGTGGCTTTAGCAAAAGAAGGGGATCCTTGTCCTACTTGTGCAAAAACTTTAAAAGCAGAGAAGGGAATAGAAGTAGGTCATATCTTCAAACTTGGAGATAAATATACCAAATCTTTCCAGATCCAAGTGTTAGACCAGCAAGGTAAGGCAAAAACTCTTACCATGGGCTGTTATGGTATTGGTGTAAATCGCACCATGGCAACAGTTATAGAACAATGTAATGATGATAAAGGGATTTACTGGCCAATCAGTATTGCACCTTTTGAGATCGGACTTGTGACTCTCACTAAGGGAGAAGAGCAAGATGCAAAAGCATTAGAATTTTACGAAAATCTAAAGAACGAAGGATTCGAGGTTTTTTGGGACGAAAGAGATCTCGGACCTGGATTTAAGTTCAAAGATTCAGAACTGATCGGTTTCCCGATCAGAATTACTGTTGGCAAAAAGTTTTTCGAGTCTGGAGAAATTTCCATCTATAATCGTAAACTCGATAAGGATGAAACTTTCAAATTCACAGATTTCGATGATCTGAATACAAGAGTAGAAAATCTACGTCAGGAATTATACCAGGAGTTGTTGGGAGATTAA
- a CDS encoding adenylate/guanylate cyclase domain-containing protein yields MSESKPAQKFTVVDIIFGATTAFGILAHFYYAFFPEADYSLQLLLLGALFLFAPSYLFYKTITKVAKNPQVAGSLWLAIIVSLVWFDLYVTFTPLSDLEEDSISWRFNLLRGPKGDDKEALKEIESDKGRVSQIRMNPPEKARRDIQIIGINTKTLEELGGVWPLPWEYYAKVIDKFASSTNYLMFDIFFLDYKPGQTELMSKALTHNPRVMFDYPMETRLESREAIKNLDKRTDILRKYKIENVEDPGVVAWLRFPQGPIEPIAEKSIGLGFANIKKDESGLNRKMPLVAKIIGSGPNNENEYYASIDLVIACNYYGVDLKKDLEVVMGKYIKIKNIPPKTITHFDRITLKNVTEDILAKPNEERSITIPIDEFGQMEINFPGGVYSYNTTEFFEVSEGWDNDTATQLNNNIFLVAMFYATGRGAAKDTHLSPFGDMSGIEHHAHAINTILNQDFLSNLSLGGNFLIFLAMAFVMGLLLPRMKTSWGFLFVIVMALTYTIAVVFSFETFSFIYAFPTIVIEQLFIFVGIIVYKILTEEENVKYIRTTFSKFVSKDVVDELLKNPENLNLGGSKKDITIFFSDIRGFTTMSEKMGPEELVQFLNQYLSEMTEIIIEFKGTIDKYMGDAIMAFWGAPVPLEDHAYYACAASLAQMRRLAVLKEEWKARDLPVMDIGIGLNSGPAVVGNMGSSHRMDYTCMGDTINLGSRLEGSNKEYATNIIISEYTYEKVKDRIIARELDLVKVKGKTKPVRIYELIDLVNEEDLKLLRRPLHSVEQSR; encoded by the coding sequence ATGAGCGAGTCCAAACCAGCCCAGAAATTTACCGTTGTGGATATTATTTTCGGGGCTACCACAGCCTTCGGAATTCTGGCACATTTTTATTATGCGTTTTTTCCAGAAGCTGATTATTCGCTTCAACTTCTTCTATTAGGTGCTCTCTTCTTATTTGCACCCTCTTACTTATTTTATAAAACCATCACCAAGGTTGCCAAAAATCCTCAGGTAGCAGGAAGTCTTTGGTTAGCGATCATTGTATCCTTAGTTTGGTTTGATCTGTACGTTACTTTTACTCCTCTTTCCGATTTAGAAGAAGATTCCATTTCTTGGAGATTCAATCTTCTTCGCGGACCTAAAGGTGACGATAAAGAAGCTCTGAAAGAGATCGAATCTGATAAGGGAAGAGTTTCCCAGATTAGGATGAATCCTCCAGAGAAAGCTCGCAGAGATATTCAGATCATCGGAATTAACACAAAAACCTTAGAAGAGTTGGGAGGAGTCTGGCCCCTTCCTTGGGAATATTATGCAAAGGTAATAGATAAATTTGCATCTTCTACAAATTACCTGATGTTCGATATTTTCTTTTTGGACTATAAGCCGGGCCAAACCGAACTGATGTCAAAGGCACTCACTCATAATCCTCGGGTAATGTTTGACTACCCTATGGAGACTCGTTTAGAAAGCCGGGAAGCGATCAAAAATTTAGACAAAAGAACAGATATCCTTAGAAAATATAAAATAGAGAACGTTGAAGATCCTGGAGTGGTCGCTTGGCTTAGATTTCCTCAAGGTCCAATCGAGCCGATAGCTGAAAAATCAATCGGACTTGGGTTTGCGAATATCAAAAAAGATGAATCTGGTTTAAATCGTAAGATGCCATTGGTTGCGAAAATTATCGGCTCTGGTCCTAATAATGAGAATGAATATTACGCATCTATCGACCTAGTGATCGCTTGTAATTATTACGGAGTGGATCTCAAAAAAGACCTAGAAGTTGTAATGGGGAAATATATTAAGATCAAAAATATTCCCCCAAAGACTATTACCCATTTCGACAGAATAACTCTTAAGAATGTTACGGAAGACATTCTTGCAAAACCAAACGAAGAAAGATCTATCACTATTCCGATAGATGAATTTGGCCAAATGGAAATTAACTTTCCTGGCGGAGTTTATTCCTATAATACTACTGAATTTTTCGAAGTTTCAGAAGGCTGGGATAATGACACCGCTACCCAGCTGAACAATAATATCTTCCTCGTAGCGATGTTCTATGCAACAGGAAGAGGAGCCGCAAAAGATACTCACTTATCTCCATTCGGAGATATGTCCGGGATCGAACACCACGCTCATGCGATTAATACCATTCTAAATCAGGATTTTCTTTCTAACCTCTCATTAGGCGGGAATTTTTTAATTTTCTTAGCAATGGCCTTTGTTATGGGACTGTTACTTCCTCGAATGAAAACTTCTTGGGGATTTTTGTTCGTAATTGTAATGGCACTAACGTATACAATTGCGGTTGTTTTCAGTTTTGAGACATTTAGCTTTATTTATGCGTTTCCAACGATAGTCATAGAACAGCTCTTCATATTCGTGGGGATCATAGTTTATAAGATCTTAACAGAAGAAGAGAACGTAAAATATATTCGCACCACATTCTCCAAATTCGTTTCCAAAGACGTTGTGGACGAACTTCTTAAGAATCCGGAAAATCTAAACTTAGGAGGATCCAAGAAGGACATCACCATTTTCTTCTCGGATATCCGCGGATTTACTACTATGTCCGAAAAAATGGGCCCGGAAGAACTGGTCCAATTCCTAAATCAGTACCTTTCGGAAATGACCGAGATCATTATCGAGTTCAAGGGAACGATTGATAAATACATGGGGGATGCGATCATGGCTTTCTGGGGGGCTCCGGTTCCTCTAGAAGACCATGCTTACTACGCTTGCGCGGCTTCTCTCGCTCAGATGAGAAGACTCGCAGTCCTTAAGGAAGAATGGAAAGCAAGAGATCTTCCTGTGATGGACATTGGTATTGGATTAAATTCCGGACCTGCTGTCGTGGGAAATATGGGAAGTTCTCACCGGATGGACTATACTTGTATGGGAGATACCATTAACCTGGGATCTCGTCTGGAAGGATCCAACAAGGAATATGCCACAAATATTATTATTTCGGAATATACATACGAAAAGGTCAAGGACCGCATAATTGCCAGAGAACTGGATCTAGTTAAGGTAAAGGGTAAAACCAAACCTGTCCGGATCTATGAACTGATCGACTTAGTGAACGAAGAAGACCTAAAACTTCTGAGGAGACCTTTGCATTCAGTAGAGCAGTCCCGATGA
- the trpA gene encoding tryptophan synthase subunit alpha, translating to MSAIKSVFSDSKSAFIPYISLGDPNYDLCVDWADALIRGGADILELGIPFSDPVADGPVIQKAFKRALANPFSMETILETTEKIHSLHPHVPLVYLTYFNPIFHYGFEKFAQEAKIAGIQGMIIPDLPYDTPETDELFKSLKRRGVDLIHLVTPATPLNRMKGIRDFASGFIYYVTSYGVTGERKSISADLEDRIKTTKEVFSLPVSAGFGISAPDQAKEISQYADGIIIGSAVQRIIEENGSNPSLCRKKLEEYAQSISGSLRGKN from the coding sequence TTGAGCGCAATTAAGAGCGTTTTTTCAGATTCTAAAAGCGCATTCATTCCTTATATTTCATTAGGAGATCCTAACTACGATCTATGTGTAGATTGGGCAGATGCTCTTATCAGAGGTGGCGCTGATATTTTAGAACTCGGGATCCCATTCTCAGATCCAGTTGCAGATGGACCGGTAATCCAAAAAGCATTCAAACGTGCTCTTGCAAATCCATTCTCTATGGAAACAATTTTGGAAACTACTGAGAAGATACATTCTTTACATCCTCATGTGCCTCTTGTGTATCTAACATACTTTAATCCGATCTTTCATTATGGTTTTGAAAAGTTTGCTCAAGAAGCTAAGATCGCAGGTATCCAAGGTATGATCATTCCTGATCTTCCATATGATACCCCTGAGACTGACGAATTATTCAAATCTCTAAAAAGAAGAGGAGTGGATCTGATCCATTTGGTAACTCCTGCGACTCCTTTAAATCGTATGAAAGGGATTCGTGATTTCGCATCCGGATTTATCTATTACGTAACTTCTTATGGAGTAACTGGAGAAAGAAAATCTATCTCCGCAGATCTGGAAGACAGGATTAAAACTACTAAGGAAGTTTTTTCTCTTCCTGTGAGTGCAGGATTTGGGATCTCAGCCCCAGATCAGGCGAAAGAAATTTCGCAATATGCTGACGGGATCATCATAGGTTCCGCGGTGCAAAGGATCATAGAAGAGAATGGTTCTAATCCTAGTCTTTGCAGAAAAAAATTGGAAGAATACGCACAATCTATTTCCGGTTCTTTGAGAGGAAAGAATTAG
- the dxs gene encoding 1-deoxy-D-xylulose-5-phosphate synthase, which produces MQQEDSLLNGIRLPADLRKLPLEELPKLCSEIRNYIIDTLSGIGGHFASNLGVVELTVALHYVFDTPKDRLIWDVGHQTYPHKILTGRKEKLSTVRKFKGLSGFPKREESVYDLYNTGHAGTSISQGLGEAVARDLTGKDYSVAAIIGDASIATGMALEAMNHAGHLKKDLLVVLNDNYMSISKNVGSISNYLNNIISSHFYLNWKRIFYTFLKWLPIVGPAMESFFKRVEKGFKDVFTPGGLFEDLGFIYIGPEDGHDVIRLVKMLRKIKTMKGPVLFHTITQKGKGYVPAEKDPIKYHGVTPFRKEDGAMDSGDSSKISYSKIVGKVLSNLTEKNPRIAAITPAMIEGSGLGEYVSKFPDHVYDVGIAEQHSVAFAGAMTNGDVIPYMCIYSTFLTRGMDQLVEDVSLMNLPVRFVIDRAGCVGPDGETHQGLFDLSYLLSLPNMDVFVPSSGQDLVDSLKYMENYDKSPIAIRFPKASVELSGLDFGAGKDLKPGSFRVLQRGTDIALLSIGSMLEEAKKVASLLEQDGYSVTLIDLVWLRPLGKEALDEELSHVRHFVILDESYLDGGASGYLLNRISPEYLGRFIKTFAFPSEVIHHGERKEIFAEYGLDAQSISKFLRENVKKEVLHGKRN; this is translated from the coding sequence ATGCAACAGGAAGATTCGTTATTGAACGGGATCCGCCTTCCGGCGGATCTCAGAAAATTGCCTCTCGAGGAACTGCCTAAACTCTGTTCCGAGATCCGAAATTATATCATCGATACTCTCTCCGGGATCGGAGGGCATTTCGCAAGTAATCTGGGAGTTGTAGAACTCACAGTTGCCTTACATTACGTTTTCGATACTCCTAAAGACAGACTGATCTGGGATGTAGGACATCAAACATACCCACATAAGATCCTGACAGGTAGAAAAGAAAAACTTTCTACAGTTCGTAAATTCAAAGGACTTTCTGGATTTCCTAAAAGAGAAGAATCAGTTTATGATCTATATAATACAGGTCATGCAGGAACTTCTATCTCGCAAGGCTTAGGAGAAGCTGTAGCTCGGGATCTGACCGGAAAAGATTACTCAGTCGCTGCAATTATTGGGGATGCATCCATCGCCACTGGAATGGCCTTGGAGGCGATGAACCATGCAGGACATCTTAAAAAAGATCTATTGGTTGTTCTAAACGACAATTATATGTCTATCTCCAAGAACGTCGGATCTATTTCCAACTACTTGAATAATATCATTAGCTCTCATTTTTATCTGAACTGGAAAAGGATATTTTACACTTTCCTAAAATGGCTCCCGATCGTTGGACCTGCAATGGAGAGTTTTTTCAAAAGGGTAGAAAAAGGATTTAAAGACGTTTTCACTCCAGGTGGACTTTTCGAGGATTTGGGCTTTATTTATATAGGACCTGAAGATGGCCATGATGTGATCCGTCTAGTTAAGATGCTCAGAAAGATCAAAACAATGAAAGGGCCTGTTCTTTTCCATACGATCACTCAAAAAGGAAAAGGTTACGTTCCAGCCGAAAAGGACCCAATCAAATACCACGGAGTAACTCCATTCCGCAAGGAAGATGGAGCCATGGATTCTGGCGATTCTTCTAAAATTTCTTACTCTAAGATAGTGGGTAAGGTGCTTTCCAATCTAACCGAAAAAAATCCAAGAATTGCTGCAATCACTCCAGCAATGATAGAAGGTTCCGGACTCGGGGAATATGTTTCTAAATTCCCGGACCATGTGTACGACGTGGGTATCGCGGAACAACACTCAGTTGCTTTTGCGGGAGCAATGACTAATGGGGATGTGATCCCTTATATGTGTATTTATTCTACCTTCTTAACCAGAGGGATGGACCAGTTAGTGGAAGATGTTTCTCTCATGAATCTTCCTGTTCGATTCGTGATCGATAGAGCTGGTTGTGTTGGTCCGGACGGGGAGACTCACCAAGGATTATTCGATCTAAGTTACCTTCTATCCTTGCCGAATATGGATGTGTTTGTACCATCTTCAGGACAGGATCTGGTGGATTCACTTAAATATATGGAGAATTACGATAAGTCTCCGATCGCGATCCGATTCCCTAAGGCGAGTGTGGAACTTTCCGGTTTAGATTTTGGAGCGGGGAAGGATCTAAAACCTGGAAGTTTTAGAGTATTGCAAAGAGGAACTGATATCGCTCTTCTTTCCATTGGCTCCATGTTAGAAGAAGCCAAGAAGGTTGCAAGCCTACTAGAACAAGACGGATATTCAGTCACATTGATCGACTTGGTATGGCTTCGTCCTTTGGGTAAAGAGGCTTTAGATGAGGAACTTTCTCATGTTCGCCATTTTGTGATCTTGGATGAGAGTTATCTAGACGGAGGGGCATCCGGATATCTTCTGAACAGGATCTCTCCTGAGTATTTGGGACGTTTTATTAAAACTTTCGCGTTCCCTTCCGAGGTAATCCACCACGGGGAAAGAAAGGAAATTTTCGCCGAGTATGGTTTGGATGCTCAGAGTATCTCCAAGTTTCTTCGGGAAAATGTAAAGAAGGAAGTCCTACACGGAAAACGGAATTAA